The DNA segment GGGTTGAACGCCATGACAACTAGGAACAGCCTTAGATTTATTCCAAACAGTTAGGACACGTTGAAAGAGAGCGTCAATCATGTATTATTTCGCCactgaaataaatgcaaaaaccGAGCGGGGACAAAGGCTTCCAACGGGAGCGGGACATTTGTCTACATTTCGCTCATTGTCCGCAGCTTAGCAATCGGTTTGTATTTGTGTTTGCCCGGGTCCGACCACCCAGGACGCGCCGACGAGGGGCTCGCTCTAACCTGGGCCATTGTCACCCACGTCACATACTGGGGGTGAGGCAGCCAGGGCTGCAGAAAGCCGCTGAGCGGCTCGGGGAGAGGCGCCCTCACCGGGCGCTGGCAACCCGGGGGCGACAGGGCGCGGCGGCGGCCGCAGCTGTGCGCGGAGAGGACTGCGCTCCCGCGCGCTCCGCTCTGCGGGCTCTGGGGCAGCCCCGGCtaagggcggggggagggcgaGACGCGCggcctcttctgcccctccccgccaccaaCCCCCAACACCACCCGGCAAAGCACTTTCCTGGGACGGATGGGAGCATCAGGTAGCAAACTTTCCCCTCACCcactaccccccccaaaaaaaaactgggaagagGGGCGGGAAGTACAGCTTGGACTTCTCCCCAGCGTCTAGGAGAAGATGCTGTCCCAGGAAAGTTCAGTTCCCAGGCTGGTGAGAGGTTGGGAACTTCACACAAACCTAATGCAAGCTGGGAGCCTGGAGCAAGTGCTCCGATCGCGCCCCTGGGGCAACCAAAAGGAGACGAAATTTAAGGATTTGCTTGGGAAAAGAAAACTCCGAGGAAAACACAGCACCATCCGCCTGCCATGCGACACCCCTCCCCTGCGGCTTTCGGGGTCCTAACCCGGGCTGGATGCAGCGCCCCTGTCCCCCCTCACCcgtctcctcttccttcctgctgCCCCACCGCTGCTGgaagctggagagggagggggctggagatcGAGGCATAATAAGGGGCAGGAAGGGCGCCGGGCCGTCTGTCCTTTCTTCCACGCAGAGAACGCGGCCCGCGGAGCCCAGAGGCGGCGGGGCAGCGGACAGAACCCGGCCCAAGttagttccccccccccccccccccccccccccccccccccccccccccccccccccccccccccccccccccccccccccccccccccggctccctGGGCCGCCCGCAAAGCAGCAAGTGAACTGCGCAGTCCTTCCCGGAGGCTTAGAAAtggaagggggttggggagagagaggcggagtgaaggaaataaataagtctttagcAAATAAAGGgtggctggggggggtggggtcgTTTGGTGGTGGCTCCGGCCGGCCCCGAGCCGATCCCTCTCCTGGGTTTCGGGCTCTTTCGGCGTTAACTAGAATCAATTACTTGCCTTGTCATTTCTAGTACTCATCCTTAAGCCTCAACCAAAATATTGACCTAGGAGGCTTACAGAAGTTGGGCTCTTGCCATTTGAACCGGATCTTGTTTAGGGAACCACCAGCGATGAGGAGGAGAGATTTCCGCGGCTCAGCCTtcgccccctcccccttttccaaAGGCGCCACAAATCGCCAATTTTCCGGCTTGCTGGGGGCGGGCGCACGGGGGGGGGGAGGTAGGAACCGGTGAATGTtaaggaggaatttttttttttttttttttgctcctcttggtttctgttttgttttctctcctccacccctgctTCTTAAAGATGCAATTTGTTAAAACGGCCTTTTCAAGTGTGTGGACTCGCGAGCGACGCGGTGGTCCTTTGTATGTAAATACTGGGTAAAAAAGGCTCGCCCCGTCTTTGCAATTAATTGACACGTTACACCTCTCATCTTGCTCTAGAGGGCCGTTGGCTGGGAGCGCGGAGCTCCCCAAAACCCACAATTTCACATCTGCAAATACTGTCTTCATCCACTTGACTCCCAAGACCCGCCCACACGTGTCCAACCTTTGCGTTTTAAtgtctcccccccttttttccacCCTTCTCtcgctccccctccctccctctctctttccctccctctttctccccctcttctccccccccccccaggttcgTGAGTGGAGCCCAGCCTTATATGGACTGATCGCTCGGGCAATGGCCCATTTTTTCCTCGCCACCAGCCGCCACCGCGCGCCGAGCGGCCGCCGGAGCCCGAGCTGACGCCTCCTTGGCACCCCTCCTGGAGTTACAAACTAGGGCCCGGCCCGCAGCGCTCGGCGCGCAGGCCGCCCATTCCCTGCGTCCATTTCCGCGTGGTTTCAGAGAAGATACAGGCGCTGCGTTTGGGCTTTTGCCCCCCCCCTTCCTcagagtttctttctcttttttaaaataataattatctcaATAATTAAAGcccaccccactcctcccctcccccatccctccccccataccccctccccgccccaactGGGGAGCGCCACGAATTGACCAAGTGAAGCTACAACTTTGCGGCATAAATTGCGGGGTCCCGAGCCATGTCGCTGACCAACACAAAGACGGGGTTTTCGGTCAAGGACATCTTGGACCTGCCGGACACCAACGACGAGGAGGGCTCGGTGGCCGAAGGGCCGGAGGAGGAGAGCGAGGGGCCGGAGCCCGCCAAGAGGACCGGGCCGCTAGGGCAGGGCACTCTGGACACCGTGCAGAGCCTGCCCCTGAAGAACCCCTTCTACGACAGCAGCGACAACCCATATACGCGCTGGCTGGCCAGCACCGAGGGCCTCCCGTACTCCCGTAAGTAGCGAAACTTGGCCGCCGCGGCCGTGGCGCCTCTCTTCCTGTGGCCGAAGCCGGGTCTGGAcgctgggggagaaaggggaaggagccATATAAACTCGATCCCTCGCCCTGCTCCTCTGGAAAGATTTTTAACACTTGTTAATGATGCCCTaactctttcctcctcttcatccccccccccaccggaaAAAGACGTGGTctcagatattttttcaaagcaaGAAATTAGtaaaaagagggggaggggaatacCTCCCAAGGGCTGCTTACAGATGTCAACCCAGGACTGATGGCTCCGGTCGgaaaccacccccccacacacacacaccctaccccGACAGCCAGGAGGGACTGGCCTGGAGCACTGGAGCGAGCCAGCAAGCCTCGGGGTACGGGTAGAGGGTGGGGGAGGCTCCCGGTAGCTTGGGTATAAATAGCTCACCCTGCCCCCTGCACGATCATAGAGGACGCTTTGTGCGGTGCGGAGGGTGTCGAGAAAGTCCGAAAGCAAAAACGAAAGCCCCCAAAAACCTGCCTTAAATGGCCGAGCCGATCAATGCCGGGATTGtggggtttttcttttaaaaatctgcccaCGTCCCTCCGGAGAGGAAACTGCTTAAGGGGGCCGGAGCCCTTAACCCGCAATGATCTTCTCTGCGCGCCACTCCCCCCCAAATACGCACCCACACTGTGCGAACCCCTAGAAACGCGAGCCCAGAACCCCCATTCCTGTCGTTTCTCCTCTTTCCTATGGGGGAAACCAACGGTTTTGTTGCGCATGGAGCAGGGCGGGGGCCAAGGCGAAGGCAGTGGGGCCGGGCTGCGGGGCGCGAAGGGCCGAAGGCGCACGGAGGATCCGGGGCGCGCAGAGTCTGGCCCTGCCGGCGCGCGGCCTCCAGGCGCCTGACgcgcttctctctcccccagtgCACGGGCTGGCGGCCGGCGCGCGCCCCAGGACTCAAGCTCCAAGTCCCCGGAGCCCTCGGCCGACGAGTCACCGGACAATGACAAGGAGACCCCGGGCGGCGGGGGGGACGCGGGCAAGAAGCGGAAGCGGCGGGTGCTTTTCTCCAAGGCGCAGACCTATGAGCTGGAGCGGCGCTTCCGGCAGCAGCGGTACCTGTCAGCGCCCGAGCGGGAGCACCTGGCCAGCCTCATCCGCCTCACGCCCACGCAGGTCAAGATCTGGTTCCAGAACCACCGCTACAAGATGAAGCGCGCCCGGGCCGAGAAAGGTATGGAGGTGACGCCCCTACCCTCGCCGCGCCGTGTGGCCGTGCCCGTTTTGGTCAGGGACGGCAAACCGTGCCACGCGCTCAAAGCCCAGGACCTGGCAGCCGCCACTTTCCAGGCGGGCATCCCCTTTTCGGCCTACAGCGCGCAGTCTCTGCAGCACATGCAGTACAACGCCCAGTACAGCTCCGCCAGCACCCCCCAGTACCCGACAGCACACCCGCTGGTCCAGGCCCAGCAGTGGACTTGGTGAGCGCCGCCCCTCCGAGACTCGCGGCCCTAGGCTCAGGCCCCaccccggcggcggcggcagcgagGAGGACTCGGTCCTTACggtggctattattattattataattattattatggaGTCGAGTTGACTCTTGGCTCCGTTGGGGAGGCGCCGGGAGGTTGCCTGAGCCTCCCTGGAGTGACAGATTCCAgctctgccccatccctctctccttctgaaCCTTTGGAGAGGGCTGAACTATAAGCCGTGTTTACAGAATGTTTGCTCAGCTTCGCTTCTTTGCCTCTCCGCGGGGGGACGAAATCGTCCCAGCGTTAACGTCCTCACTTGAGAACGAGAAAAAGACCAACACATCCCCCCGTCCGGCTTTTgtgaattttgtaaaatatgtttGTGTGAGTAGCGATATTGTCAGCCGTCTTCTTCTAAAGCAAGTGgagaacactttaaaaatatagagattttttctccttttttaaaataagaaaatgctaaatatttaTGGCCATGTAAACGTTCTGACGACTGGTGGCAGATTTCGCTTTTCGTTGTAAATATCGGTGGTGATTGTTGCCAAAATGATCTTCAGTCCGGGCCTGTTCCCCCACGGGGCCCAattcttttctttgtggtttgttTGGTTTGCTTATGTTTGGGTacccctgttttcttttccttttatattttgttcagtgcagacatttctcaaatatgaaaaaggaaaaaaaatgtgtaggcgagaagccccctgcccccctccggGTCCTGAGCCCTGGAACTTGGAGCTCAGCGGTTCCGTGCGGTTCCCCAAGAGCGCCGGGCGCTGAAAGCTTTCgattttttaaacaagaattttaataaaaatcctgTGTTTAAAAAAACCAAGCCCGACCCTCCCGTTTGTCTTACTTTGTCGCCCTGCGCCGGGCCTGAGGTCTGGGGCAAGGACCCCGGCCAGGCCGCTTGCTCCCTCACCAGCGCTTCCCTTCCGGGCGGGGGACTAGGGGTGCCCGGGCCGCTGAAGAGGCTCCCCGAACAGGCCTAGCCCGGGCGGACCGACCAGGCCCCGCGCCTCGGATCCCGGGCTGGGGCGGGAGCGCTTGGCCTCGGGCCTTCGAGCTGTCGACCCGAAGTCCGAGGTCGCCCGCCCTCTCCCGGGCCTCTCTCCTGGCCTCGCGCGCTGTCTGAATCAGGGGCCGCAGCCTTCTGGCTTTGGGAGGAAAAGTGACTTTAGAAAATGCCAAGGCGAAGGGAACAAGCCCCCCTCGCTCGCCCAAATCTATGAGTGGCTCCTTCAGCCTGAGAAGCTGTTGAAGCCACTACACTCGATGACTTTCACTTTGTTGCATTTGATTTACCTCGCGcggagaaggggggtggggacgCTGAGGTTGAGACTGGTCGTCTTTCTCtctactccccacccccttttcaAAATCCGCCGACTGGAGGCGGCCTGGGAGACCGCTCTGAGACCAGGGCGCCGAGCAGAGGAGGGAGGCGGGTTTTGGGGTGCTCGAAGCTTTGGCAATGATGTGGAACGCAAAGACCGGGGCGCAGTGGAGGAAGGGGGGCTGCTGCAGCTTCCTCTAGGCTCTTTGGCCCGGGAGAGCCTGCGAGCAGGAGTCAGTGACAATCCCTACAAACGcaaccttccctcctcccttccgcCCCCGTCTTTTCTGGGTTTCCAGCCCCCAAACCCCAGGCTGGATCCCATGCCTCCTCCCCTCCTAGCATTTGGCGGCGCGCGGCCCTCCAGGCCAGCTCTTTGGCGTGAAACTGAGCGAACTGCTTGCTAGAAAGTAGGGGTTTGGAGGCGGGGTGGTGCGCCGCGGCCTGCAGGGCTGTGGTGAGGGGAGCGGGAAGTGAACAAACAGCCGCGGGTTCGCCCGGGGGAGGGCGCTTCGGCCCTTCCCT comes from the Zalophus californianus isolate mZalCal1 chromosome 8, mZalCal1.pri.v2, whole genome shotgun sequence genome and includes:
- the NKX2-2 gene encoding LOW QUALITY PROTEIN: homeobox protein Nkx-2.2 (The sequence of the model RefSeq protein was modified relative to this genomic sequence to represent the inferred CDS: inserted 1 base in 1 codon), which encodes MSLTNTKTGFSVKDILDLPDTNDEEGSVAEGPEEESEGPEPAKRTGPLGQGTLDTVQSLPLKNPFYDSSDNPYTRWLASTEGLPYSLHGLAAGAXPQDSSSKSPEPSADESPDNDKETPGGGGDAGKKRKRRVLFSKAQTYELERRFRQQRYLSAPEREHLASLIRLTPTQVKIWFQNHRYKMKRARAEKGMEVTPLPSPRRVAVPVLVRDGKPCHALKAQDLAAATFQAGIPFSAYSAQSLQHMQYNAQYSSASTPQYPTAHPLVQAQQWTW